The Megalops cyprinoides isolate fMegCyp1 chromosome 19, fMegCyp1.pri, whole genome shotgun sequence genome has a window encoding:
- the emp2 gene encoding epithelial membrane protein 2: MLVILAFIVLFHIISATLLFIATINNAWWVSGNIYTDLWYSCNSTCYPVENSASTAAGFLQAVQATMILSTILCCVGFFVFILQLFRLSQGERFVFTAIIQLLSALCVMIGASIYTAQHESFQKQQFRNGNYGYSFVLAWIAFPLTFISGLMYLILRKRR, encoded by the exons ATGTTGGTAATACTGGCCTTCATCGTCCTCTTCCACATAATCTCAGCCACACTACTCTTCATAGCAACAATAAACAAT gcttGGTGGGTGTCAGGAAATATATACACCGACCTGTGGTACTCCTGCAACTCCACATGCTACCCAGTGGAGAACAGTGCTTCGACTGCAGCAG GCTTCCTCCAGGCTGTGCAGGCAACCATGATCCTGTCCACCATTTTGTGCTGCGTGGGGTTCTTTGTCTTCATCCTGCAGCTCTTCCGTCTCAGCCAGGGCGAGAGGTTCGTCTTCACAGCCATCATCCAGCTTCTGTCAG CCCTCTGCGTGATGATCGGCGCCTCCATCTACACCGCACAGCACGAAAGCTTCCAGAAGCAGCAGTTCAGGAACGGGAACTACGGCTATTCCTTTGTCCTGGCCTGGATCGCCTTCCCGCTCACCTTCATCAGTGGCCTGATGTATCTAATCCTGAGGAAACGCAGATAA